GGGTTGTCTTCATAAGTTAATACTTATGCGGCAACCCTTTTAAATAAGTAACCATATCATCTATATAGGCGGGGGTTATCTGAGGATCAGAAGTGTCATCATGGTTCTTCTTATGGAAGTCGCCCACCCAATTTTCAAGCTTCTAAAATCAATGAATCTTCCATCCTCAATGAAACGTTTTTTCATCTACTATTTGATTGAGGTGATTGTATATAACAAGTCGACTCGGTTTATTTTCCTCCGCAACCTGTTTACCTGCTTCTATGGCCTCATCCATTTTATCCCACTCATAAGGGGCAGTAAAACCCCAACCTGAAAACTTAAGAAAATCGAAAAGTTAAGGTGGGGGATAAACTGCCCCTAAAGGTCCGATAAGTTAAACTAACAATCAGTGGGGGATGAAGGAAAACGCCCACTGATTGAAGCTTAGCTTTATCAAAGTCTTTCTCAGGTGCTACATCCTCGATTTTTAAAAACCATGCATCAGCATCTTTATTTGGTCTAACAGTGTATTCTTTCATTGTTGATGCCTCCCTTTGTGAAGAATAATTAATTTCTAAAGCAACTAAATAACTTGTTTTTTTGTTAAAAGGTGCTTAGTGTTGCGATTCCCGATTGAGAACGAGACTAAACAAGAAGGTAGATGAAATTTACCATATGCTAATGGACATAGGCTTTTTTACACCAATGAAACAAAAGGCTTGCTGATTTCACTTTATTCGCCTAAAATTGAGACGTATTTTGATCGTTAGAAAGAAGGTAAAGACATGTGGGATGTATTAAACGTTATTGGTACCATTGCCTTTGCATTAAGTGGTGTGCTAGTAGCGATGGAAGAAAAATATGACTTGATGGGTATTTATATTTTAGGGTTTATTACGGCATTCGGCGGTGGAGCTGTGAGAAATTTACTTATTGGTGTCCCAGTATCAGAGTTGTGGGAGCAAGGGACGCTCTTCACCGTTGCTTTTGCTGTTATGACGTTAGCATTTGTATTTCCGAAAGTAGTGCGATGGACACTTCTTCGTAGAGGTGTCTTTTTTGATGCCATTGGACTTGGGGCATTTTCGGTCCAAGGAGCGATGTATGCCTATTCCATGGGCTTGCCGTTAAGTGCTAGTATTGCTGCGGCTGCATTAACTGGAACAGGTGGCGGGATGATTAGGGACGTTTTAGCAGGAAGGAAGCCGCTATTTCTTCAGAAAGATATTTATATTGCGTGGACATTAATTCCAGGAGTCATTGTAGGAACAGGCTGGCTAACGGCGCCATGGCAGCTTTTATTAATTGTTGTGACAGTCGTTATTATGCGACTTTTCGCCTCCTATTTCGGTTGGAAGCTCCCCATTCGAACAGTTAGTTATCATACATGATGAAAAACGAAGCAGTGATACTACTGCTTCGTTACATGATATTTTGCTAATTCTGTTGTGTTTAAATAAAGACATCTTCTGGCGCATCTTTAACGACCACGACAATTTTTCCTTCATCTAGACTTTCCTCTAAATCTTCCGCCATAGTGTCAGTGAAGCCAACTTCATTAAATTTCGTACGCAGCTCATCACCCTTTTGACGGAATAGATTTTTTGTTGCTTCTCCAAAGCTTTGCTCACTCATGCCAATTGTATTTGCATCGGCATTGTCGGCGACTCTTTTAGTTCGATCATCGTCATGAGCCACAATATAAATGTCGTCTCCACTAATACCTTTGTTCTTCAATGCTTGAACAGATGATACAACTTCCTCATCATTGTGAAATTCTTTGTAAATAGGTGTCATATCTTATCATCCTTTCGATTAAAGTAAGTTTTATGGTGTTATGCACTGTTTTCCATTTAGGAGAGAGAAATAAACATCTTTTTTGATAGAAAAGGGCGAATTAGGACTCATGGATTAGGCGATAGTAAGGACAGGTGATAATAAAAAGAAGAGTAATAGCAAGAAGTTGAACGGTGGTGGCTATCGAGAAACGAGACGACTTGTGTGGGGAAGACTAGAGGAGGACATAGAAAAAGCTGTCATCAGCGTTCAATTTGTGAGACAGCTTTTTAGGACTAAAATGAGGCTTTACAGTGGCTCATTTGACTTAATTAACAGGAAATCTGTTGAGGTAACTGAGCTTGTTAGTTAACAGCGTGTGTTTGTAGGCTCTTACTTATCCTGTTGGACTGTTAGACTGTCTACTAATTTTTCTGCGGCTTTTCGATAAATATTACTCATGTTGATAAGCGTTAAAATTAACATAATATGCTCAGAACTCATGGCATTTTCATCTTTTAGAAGGTGTTCTACCTCTGACAAGTGATCAGTACAATCCTGGCGAAATTTATCTGAATTTCTCTTAGAGAGGCTTAAATAATGCCTATAGAATGTTTGAAGCTCTTCAGATGAACGACTGGATCCTTCAATAAGCTCAGATAACGTTAATTTAATGTCTTGGATAGATAATACACCCTTTAATTCATAAATTAAAGAGAGAAATATCATATGCTCTTTAGTGTATTTTTTATTTTTAATAGGAGGAATTAGACCTCCTTTCGCATAATTATTAATCATCGTTTTCGTTAAAACTTTATCCTTTTCATGGCGTTTAGCATCATCAAACGTGTTATCGAATAATTGAATGACTTGGTCCATATACAAATCGAGATCAGGGATGTCCGTCAGCTTAATGTGATTGTTAATCTGGAGTTTAGATAACACTTGCTCAAGGGATTCCATAGTTAAAACCTCCAATAATAATTGCAAAAAAATGAATGCCTAATTAGATAAAGTATATATGGTAAAACAGCTCAAGTAAATGTTGACTATTAAGTATTGTAGGTATATTATAATAAGTAGTTATTAAAACTAGATGAAGTGACTTGGAGGTTGTATTAATGAATATGTATATTCGAGAACCGGTGAACGGTCTCACACATTTGGCTGGTGCCCTGCTTTCGTTCATCGCATTACTAGCAATGGTTATTAAGGTTTCTCTAGATGGTGCCTCTCCTTTGGAGCTTATGGCAGTTATTATTTTTGGAATCAGTCTCATATTACTGTATTCAGCTTCTGCAACCTATCATATGGTCATTGCCAAAGATAAAGTGATTGCTTTTTTTAGGCGAATGGATCATTCGATGATTTATGTGTTAATTGCAGGGACTTACACGCCCTTCTGTCTTATTACGATGAATGGTGTAGCAGGATGGACATTGTTTAGTGTTGTTACGGGTCTTGCCATTGCAGGTGTTGTCTTTAAAATGGTTTGGTTTCATTCTCCTAGATGGCTGTCAACGGGGCTGTATATTGGAATGGGCTGGCTTGTCGTCTTCTTTTTTGCTCCGTTATCTGAAGTGATGGCCTATCCTGGACTGATGCTACTTCTTACTGGTGGCATTTTATATACGATAGGCGGGGTGATCTATGGTTGGAAGCCATATTGGCTGGAGTTTAAGCACATCGGCTACCATGAGATTTTTCATATCTTTATTTTACTTGGAAGCTTAGCTCACTTCCTAAGTGTCTATTTATATGTCATATAATTTATAATTTCCAACTGACTGGAATCGTCCAGTTGGTTTTTTGTTTGGAGAAATGTATGTTATAAACTTTAAACATAAGGATACCTCCTGTTCTGTTATTTTGTGGTCATTTAACTTTGTCAGAAGGAATTCTTTTTGCGTTAGATTGCTTGGCAAAAATACACTCGCTTGCCGTGGACAAGGCTTCAGCTAATCGGGGGAAGATCACCACGATGGATCTTCTGCTCCTGCGATTACTCGTCGCAA
The genomic region above belongs to Bacillus sp. A301a_S52 and contains:
- a CDS encoding DUF2188 domain-containing protein, producing the protein MDEAIEAGKQVAEENKPSRLVIYNHLNQIVDEKTFH
- a CDS encoding trimeric intracellular cation channel family protein, with protein sequence MWDVLNVIGTIAFALSGVLVAMEEKYDLMGIYILGFITAFGGGAVRNLLIGVPVSELWEQGTLFTVAFAVMTLAFVFPKVVRWTLLRRGVFFDAIGLGAFSVQGAMYAYSMGLPLSASIAAAALTGTGGGMIRDVLAGRKPLFLQKDIYIAWTLIPGVIVGTGWLTAPWQLLLIVVTVVIMRLFASYFGWKLPIRTVSYHT
- a CDS encoding general stress protein → MTPIYKEFHNDEEVVSSVQALKNKGISGDDIYIVAHDDDRTKRVADNADANTIGMSEQSFGEATKNLFRQKGDELRTKFNEVGFTDTMAEDLEESLDEGKIVVVVKDAPEDVFI
- a CDS encoding DUF1836 domain-containing protein encodes the protein MESLEQVLSKLQINNHIKLTDIPDLDLYMDQVIQLFDNTFDDAKRHEKDKVLTKTMINNYAKGGLIPPIKNKKYTKEHMIFLSLIYELKGVLSIQDIKLTLSELIEGSSRSSEELQTFYRHYLSLSKRNSDKFRQDCTDHLSEVEHLLKDENAMSSEHIMLILTLINMSNIYRKAAEKLVDSLTVQQDK
- a CDS encoding hemolysin III family protein — translated: MNMYIREPVNGLTHLAGALLSFIALLAMVIKVSLDGASPLELMAVIIFGISLILLYSASATYHMVIAKDKVIAFFRRMDHSMIYVLIAGTYTPFCLITMNGVAGWTLFSVVTGLAIAGVVFKMVWFHSPRWLSTGLYIGMGWLVVFFFAPLSEVMAYPGLMLLLTGGILYTIGGVIYGWKPYWLEFKHIGYHEIFHIFILLGSLAHFLSVYLYVI